A portion of the Blastopirellula sediminis genome contains these proteins:
- a CDS encoding HesA/MoeB/ThiF family protein has translation MWSEGVGVAGQEKLKNASVLISRTGGIGSVVAYELAAAGVGKLVIIHGGVVRPTDLNRQLLMTHDSIGRPRIETVRARLLELNPRLEIVSLGEHASAENVLPLAEQENVDVVVDCAPMFAERFALADASLKLQKPMVECGMYDMEAQLTTLIPGETPCLRCLFPETPPTWKREFPVFGAVAGSVGAMAATEVIKLITGVGQPLAGRWMHFEFREMRFRTLKIDRRDDCPYCSPLNPNSHP, from the coding sequence ATGTGGTCCGAGGGGGTTGGCGTAGCGGGACAAGAGAAGCTGAAAAACGCGTCGGTGCTGATCTCGCGAACCGGCGGGATCGGCAGCGTCGTCGCCTACGAGCTGGCAGCGGCCGGTGTAGGCAAGTTGGTGATTATCCACGGCGGGGTCGTAAGGCCGACCGACCTGAATCGACAGCTGTTGATGACGCATGATTCGATCGGGCGACCGAGAATCGAAACGGTCCGAGCCAGATTGCTGGAGCTGAATCCACGCCTGGAGATCGTTAGCCTTGGCGAACATGCCAGCGCCGAAAATGTGCTTCCCCTTGCCGAGCAGGAAAATGTGGACGTCGTCGTAGACTGCGCGCCGATGTTCGCGGAACGCTTCGCGCTAGCGGACGCGTCACTAAAGCTGCAAAAGCCGATGGTGGAGTGCGGTATGTACGACATGGAAGCGCAGCTGACGACGCTGATTCCCGGTGAAACTCCTTGTCTCCGTTGTCTCTTTCCGGAGACGCCGCCAACCTGGAAGCGGGAATTTCCCGTCTTTGGCGCCGTCGCCGGCAGCGTCGGCGCGATGGCGGCGACCGAAGTGATCAAGCTGATCACCGGAGTCGGTCAGCCCTTGGCGGGGCGTTGGATGCATTTCGAATTCCGCGAGATGCGCTTTCGGACGCTGAAGATCGACCGCCGCGATGATTGCCCCTATTGCAGCCCGTTAAATCCCAATTCCCATCCTTAG
- a CDS encoding MoaD/ThiS family protein, whose product MQIIIPTSLRTCAEGASEIDLEATSVAEALEKAFGQYPDLCEALMDEQGALRSHINLFVNDRNIRNLEGSETKLAANDELLILGALAGG is encoded by the coding sequence ATGCAAATCATCATTCCTACGTCGCTTCGTACCTGTGCCGAAGGGGCCAGCGAGATCGATCTTGAGGCGACGAGCGTCGCCGAAGCTCTGGAAAAGGCGTTCGGGCAATACCCGGACTTGTGCGAGGCGTTGATGGATGAACAAGGTGCGCTGCGAAGCCACATCAATCTGTTCGTCAACGATCGCAACATCCGCAATCTCGAAGGAAGCGAAACCAAGTTAGCTGCCAACGACGAGCTGCTTATCTTAGGGGCCTTGGCCGGAGGTTAA
- the moeB gene encoding molybdopterin-synthase adenylyltransferase MoeB, protein MNTTFDREELQRYSRQITLPPVGVAGQEKLKAASVLVIGAGGLGSPAAMYLAAAGVGRLGIVDADEVDLSNLHRQIIHSSQRVGKSKVDSAAATLGAINPHVQIEPHPVRLTAENARELITPYDVVLDGTDNFATRYLVNDACVLLGKPNCYGSILKFEGQAAVFGLAGGPCYRCLYPTPPQAGFVPNCAEAGVFGVLPGVIGTIQATEAIKLILGIGEPLSGRLLTYDALKMRFRQLQIVRDSYCPVCGDDPTIRTLEEVAGACSATPASATISAASQSPWDVSVDDLKRRIDSGDAITILDVREPAEFEICNIGGTLIPMSVLPARFRKLDRSATYIVHCKSGMRSSTAVQLLRDFGFESVYNLNGGIDAWLQKFGRA, encoded by the coding sequence ATGAATACGACGTTTGATCGCGAGGAACTCCAGCGCTATAGTCGACAGATCACCTTGCCTCCGGTCGGCGTCGCCGGTCAAGAGAAGCTGAAGGCCGCTTCGGTGTTGGTGATTGGCGCCGGTGGGCTAGGCTCTCCTGCCGCGATGTATCTGGCTGCGGCCGGAGTAGGGCGTCTGGGAATCGTCGATGCCGACGAAGTCGATCTTTCCAACCTGCATCGCCAAATCATTCACTCCTCGCAGCGAGTCGGAAAAAGCAAAGTCGATTCGGCTGCGGCGACGTTAGGTGCGATCAACCCGCATGTGCAAATTGAGCCGCATCCGGTAAGGCTCACCGCGGAAAATGCTCGCGAATTGATCACGCCGTATGACGTTGTTCTCGATGGTACGGACAATTTCGCCACGCGATACCTGGTGAATGACGCCTGCGTCTTGCTGGGGAAGCCGAACTGCTACGGCTCGATCCTCAAATTTGAAGGTCAGGCCGCCGTCTTTGGATTGGCTGGCGGACCTTGCTATCGCTGCTTATATCCGACGCCTCCGCAGGCCGGGTTCGTCCCGAACTGTGCGGAAGCCGGCGTCTTTGGCGTTTTGCCAGGGGTGATCGGCACGATTCAAGCGACCGAGGCGATCAAATTGATTCTGGGCATCGGCGAGCCGCTCTCTGGCCGGCTGCTTACGTATGACGCGTTGAAGATGCGGTTTCGCCAACTGCAGATCGTGCGCGACTCCTATTGTCCAGTCTGTGGAGACGACCCTACGATTCGGACGCTGGAAGAGGTTGCCGGCGCTTGCTCCGCGACGCCGGCTTCTGCAACGATCAGCGCGGCATCGCAAAGTCCGTGGGACGTTTCGGTCGATGACTTGAAGCGACGGATCGATTCTGGCGACGCGATTACGATCCTAGACGTCCGGGAGCCTGCGGAATTTGAGATTTGCAACATCGGCGGAACGCTGATTCCGATGAGCGTCTTGCCGGCGCGGTTCCGCAAGCTCGATCGATCTGCGACCTATATCGTCCACTGTAAGTCAGGCATGCGAAGTTCGACGGCCGTTCAGCTGTTGCGCGACTTTGGCTTTGAGAGCGTATACAACCTCAACGGCGGAATCGACGCCTGGTTGCAGAAGTTCGGTCGCGCCTAG
- a CDS encoding HesB/IscA family protein, whose amino-acid sequence MITLTPSAEKAAERFIKHASEPVTALRMAVASGGCSGFEYKIALVNEPDEGDLETSSGNVKIYVDPASAPYLNGVTVDFFETLTDSGFKFENPNAKSSCGCGSSFQV is encoded by the coding sequence ATGATTACCCTTACCCCCAGTGCGGAAAAAGCGGCCGAACGTTTCATCAAACACGCTTCGGAACCGGTCACGGCGTTGCGAATGGCGGTCGCTTCCGGCGGCTGCAGCGGCTTTGAATACAAGATCGCGCTCGTGAATGAACCGGACGAAGGCGATCTGGAGACCAGCTCCGGCAACGTCAAGATCTACGTCGATCCGGCGAGCGCTCCGTACCTGAACGGCGTCACCGTCGACTTCTTTGAAACGCTGACCGACAGCGGTTTCAAGTTCGAGAACCCGAACGCCAAGTCGAGCTGCGGCTGCGGCTCTTCGTTCCAGGTCTAA
- a CDS encoding dinitrogenase iron-molybdenum cofactor N-terminal domain-containing protein, with protein sequence MTTETALSREVALRVALAARTLKQIEARELVDLLLDMVEAPLTEAKLATITVTGLKNTIAGGVDQDAPEADYNATSATRALPSLESLKEAVRILWGLSAEEEEMLPSPAAEDLPQAIRVAIATSDGSTIDEHFGGCPRYYVYEVNKEEFRLRDYRTTGEAVDSDDPSADRADLIKDCHVLYVAAIGGPAAAKVINRGIYPMKVEDRPDVTATLVQLQEKMKNNPPPWLAKILNIPAEQRTKFGAASDE encoded by the coding sequence ATGACCACCGAAACCGCACTATCGCGAGAGGTCGCCCTGCGAGTCGCACTGGCGGCGCGTACGCTGAAACAAATTGAGGCGCGAGAACTGGTCGACCTGTTGCTCGACATGGTCGAAGCCCCCCTCACCGAGGCGAAACTGGCGACGATCACCGTCACCGGGTTGAAAAACACGATCGCCGGCGGCGTCGACCAAGATGCGCCCGAAGCGGACTACAACGCGACTTCAGCGACGCGAGCGCTGCCGAGCCTGGAGTCGCTCAAAGAAGCGGTTCGCATTCTTTGGGGCCTATCCGCGGAAGAAGAGGAAATGCTTCCTTCGCCGGCCGCTGAGGATCTGCCGCAAGCGATTCGCGTGGCGATCGCGACGTCGGACGGGTCCACCATCGATGAACACTTCGGCGGTTGCCCTCGCTACTACGTCTACGAAGTCAACAAAGAAGAATTTCGGTTGCGAGACTATCGCACTACCGGCGAAGCGGTCGACTCGGACGATCCTTCCGCCGACCGAGCCGACCTGATCAAAGACTGCCACGTCCTGTATGTCGCCGCGATCGGCGGCCCGGCAGCGGCCAAGGTGATCAATCGCGGGATCTATCCGATGAAAGTCGAAGATCGTCCCGATGTGACTGCGACCTTGGTGCAACTGCAGGAAAAGATGAAAAACAATCCGCCCCCGTGGCTGGCCAAGATTCTGAACATTCCGGCCGAACAGCGAACCAAGTTCGGCGCTGCGTCAGACGAATAG
- a CDS encoding ATP-binding cassette domain-containing protein has translation MIQLQGVEIQAGDMRVGPIDFQIEQPAYVIVCGPTGSGKTTLVETLAGLRKQRKGRIVLGGVDVTTMRPADRDIGYVPQDSVLFESMTVRQNLAFGLHARKVRRQEQERIVEFLAARLEIQHLLHRRPFGLSGGERKRVAIGRAIATAPDFLLLDEPFSALDPPTRHSMRQLILDLQLETNCTVVQVSHHEEDINALADVVVHMSGGKIIDVVRRSQFDGELKPGIRESTVRIANFT, from the coding sequence ATGATTCAATTGCAGGGCGTCGAAATTCAAGCGGGCGATATGCGGGTAGGACCGATCGACTTCCAGATCGAACAGCCTGCCTACGTGATCGTTTGCGGGCCGACCGGTAGCGGCAAAACGACCCTCGTTGAAACGTTGGCTGGCTTGCGCAAGCAGCGAAAAGGACGAATCGTCTTGGGGGGCGTCGACGTCACCACGATGCGACCAGCCGATCGCGACATAGGTTACGTTCCGCAAGACTCCGTCCTCTTCGAGTCAATGACGGTTCGGCAGAACCTGGCGTTTGGACTTCATGCCCGCAAGGTTCGCCGACAAGAGCAAGAGCGAATCGTCGAATTTCTCGCGGCTCGACTTGAGATTCAACACCTGCTTCATCGCCGCCCCTTTGGGTTAAGCGGCGGAGAACGGAAGCGGGTTGCCATTGGCCGTGCGATAGCAACGGCGCCGGACTTCCTGCTGCTAGACGAGCCGTTCAGCGCCCTCGATCCCCCGACGCGTCATTCGATGCGGCAGTTGATCCTCGACCTGCAACTGGAAACCAACTGCACGGTGGTGCAAGTGAGTCATCACGAGGAAGACATCAACGCTCTGGCCGACGTCGTCGTCCACATGAGCGGGGGAAAGATCATCGACGTTGTCCGCCGCTCCCAATTTGACGGCGAACTGAAACCCGGAATCCGCGAGTCGACCGTCCGGATCGCAAACTTTACCTAA
- a CDS encoding ABC transporter permease, whose translation MNNIHHFYASYPDHNDGRRSPLAEYAATKPRSTRRPSHPSSDRWFHWLLGAVCFGYVLFLASMTASLAGYTSPLRVVEILTRPAIAHSLWLTLWASTVATVAAMLVAIPIGYLMGRARFFGQGVVDNILDIPNVFPPMVLGLALLTLFQYPPLRQLSPSIVYQVPAILLVYFVVAISFSLPVLRTTFKELDPRLENVALTLGCSRFGAFLKVAIPEARYGLFSAAITAWSRCFGCFGPLLVFAGATRNKTEVLATSVYLELGGGEIDGAVAASLFMIAVAGLVLSVSRWLTRHYQHRRSEG comes from the coding sequence ATGAATAACATTCACCACTTCTACGCGAGCTACCCCGACCACAACGATGGACGACGTTCGCCGCTGGCCGAATACGCGGCGACAAAACCTCGCTCGACGCGTCGACCGTCGCATCCTTCCTCGGATCGCTGGTTCCACTGGCTGCTGGGGGCGGTCTGCTTTGGCTATGTGCTGTTTCTGGCGTCGATGACCGCGTCGCTTGCTGGCTATACTTCGCCGCTACGGGTCGTTGAAATCTTGACCCGTCCGGCGATCGCCCATTCGCTCTGGCTCACCCTTTGGGCGAGTACCGTCGCAACGGTCGCCGCCATGCTGGTTGCGATTCCAATCGGCTACCTGATGGGACGTGCCCGGTTCTTCGGACAAGGAGTCGTCGACAATATCCTCGACATTCCCAATGTCTTCCCCCCGATGGTTCTGGGGCTGGCGCTGTTGACCTTGTTTCAATATCCTCCGCTCCGTCAGCTCTCGCCGTCAATCGTTTACCAGGTCCCGGCAATTCTGCTGGTCTATTTCGTCGTGGCGATCTCCTTTTCGCTTCCGGTGCTGCGAACAACGTTCAAAGAGCTCGATCCTCGGCTGGAAAACGTCGCACTGACGCTCGGCTGCTCGCGATTCGGAGCGTTTCTGAAGGTGGCCATTCCGGAGGCGCGATATGGATTGTTCTCAGCCGCGATTACCGCGTGGTCTCGCTGCTTCGGCTGTTTTGGCCCGCTGCTCGTCTTCGCCGGCGCGACGCGCAACAAGACCGAGGTCCTGGCGACGTCGGTTTACCTGGAACTTGGCGGCGGGGAGATCGACGGGGCGGTCGCCGCTTCCCTCTTCATGATCGCCGTCGCTGGTCTCGTGCTGAGCGTTTCGCGCTGGCTGACGCGCCACTACCAACATCGCCGGAGCGAAGGCTAG
- the modA gene encoding molybdate ABC transporter substrate-binding protein, whose product MNAGRKLWMILVTIACVVSQGCSSSTEQPSLRVYCAAVMRKPIELLAEEYKTNTGTQIELQFGGSNTLLSQLSIGGGGDLYLAADQSYIDLAVEKELTSEVFPIAAITPVVITTKGKNLHIDTIDALTKGNLRIAIADPEAAAIGQVTKAALVACGKWDQVAGQIQSSGVIKPTVGDVAGAVALGSADVGIVWDTVGMQREGLEVFRLPELDGWKSTISVAVLKSSAAPERSRDFAEFLAHSPEAQLLYAKLHFQVIGAAEKSDE is encoded by the coding sequence ATGAACGCAGGTCGAAAATTGTGGATGATTCTGGTGACGATCGCCTGCGTCGTGAGCCAAGGTTGCAGCTCTTCAACGGAACAGCCATCGCTACGAGTTTACTGCGCGGCGGTCATGCGCAAACCGATCGAGCTGCTGGCCGAAGAATATAAAACGAACACCGGCACACAGATCGAACTCCAATTTGGCGGCTCGAATACGCTCCTCAGTCAGCTATCGATCGGAGGGGGCGGCGACCTCTACTTGGCGGCCGATCAAAGCTATATCGATCTGGCGGTGGAAAAAGAGCTGACCAGCGAAGTGTTTCCGATCGCTGCGATCACCCCGGTCGTCATCACCACCAAAGGGAAGAACCTACACATCGACACGATTGATGCGCTCACCAAGGGGAATCTACGAATCGCCATCGCCGATCCGGAAGCTGCCGCAATCGGGCAAGTAACCAAAGCGGCCCTCGTCGCATGCGGCAAATGGGACCAGGTCGCCGGCCAGATCCAATCAAGCGGCGTAATCAAGCCGACCGTCGGAGACGTCGCAGGCGCCGTGGCGCTTGGCAGCGCAGACGTCGGTATTGTCTGGGACACGGTTGGCATGCAGCGAGAGGGTCTCGAAGTCTTTCGCTTGCCGGAGCTGGATGGATGGAAGTCGACGATCTCGGTCGCGGTGCTGAAGAGCTCCGCTGCGCCGGAACGTTCGCGCGACTTTGCCGAGTTTCTCGCCCACTCGCCGGAAGCGCAGCTTCTCTACGCGAAGCTCCACTTCCAAGTGATCGGAGCGGCGGAGAAATCCGATGAATAA
- a CDS encoding nitrogen fixation protein NifZ, whose amino-acid sequence MKPRYEFGERVRVTRTVRNDGTFPGMETGTKLVTAGSSGFVRNVGTFLQDQIIYTVHFVEEDLLVGCREEELIPADEVWVETQFEFRDHVITKHRLAIGEELVAEAGSEGEVVKVLRNAPGGPAYHVYLRGRTFQIPETALLPK is encoded by the coding sequence ATGAAACCTCGATACGAATTCGGCGAGCGGGTTCGCGTCACCCGCACCGTTCGCAACGACGGCACCTTTCCTGGCATGGAAACGGGGACCAAGCTGGTGACGGCCGGCTCCTCGGGATTCGTTCGCAACGTCGGAACGTTCCTCCAAGACCAGATCATCTACACCGTCCACTTCGTGGAAGAAGACCTCCTGGTCGGTTGCCGCGAAGAGGAGCTGATTCCGGCCGACGAGGTATGGGTCGAAACGCAGTTCGAGTTTCGCGATCACGTGATCACCAAACACCGCCTGGCAATCGGCGAAGAATTGGTCGCCGAAGCAGGCTCCGAAGGAGAAGTGGTCAAAGTGCTCCGCAACGCTCCCGGCGGTCCGGCCTACCACGTTTATCTCCGCGGACGCACGTTCCAAATTCCCGAAACGGCTCTATTGCCGAAGTGA